TGGTCTCTCCACGGCTTGCATCTACCCTGTAGAACCTGTCAAAGACCTTTTCTTTGTCTTCCTCCGGTATACCGATACCGGTATCTTCGACATCTATAACTGCATCACCATTTACTTCTTTTATGTGAATATCCACTGTTCCTTCCGGCCTGTTATATTTGATTGCATTCTCAACGATGTTTGAAAAAACTTCGGCAAGGCCTTCCCTGTCGCCAGTTACAAAAACATCATTGACAGCATTGTTTATTTTTATCCCCCTGCTTGCAGCGGTTGGTTCTACCATTTTTAAAATACCTTCAATCAGTTCTTTAAGGTTAACCTTTACGGGTTTAAAACTAATTGCGTTGCTGTCAAATCTTGATATCGTCAGTATTCGGTTGATTATATCGCACATCCTGTTTACAGCATGACTCATTTTGTTGAGAACGTCCTTGTAGTCGTCAACTGTCCGATCCCGTTTCAGTGTTATGTCACAGTAGCTTCTTAAAATTGATGTCGGAGTTCTCAACTCATGGGAAGCGTCAGACAGAAACTGACGCTGCTTATTGAATGAAATCTCAAGACGATCAAGCATCTTGTTAAAACTGTATGCCAGACCTTTCAACTCATATGCGGACTCCTCTTCGTCTACCCTTTTGCTCAGGTCCCTTTCTGATATATCGTCAATTCTGTCAGCGAATAATTTTATAGAACGCAATGCCCATGCTGTTATAAGGAACGTCCCGGCTCCGCACAATAGAAATATGACAGGATAAGTTATTATGACTATTTTCCTGAATGAGCCTAATAGCGTGTAGGTGCCTTCAAGTGAATCAGCAGTCTGTAAAGTCAAGATTCCCTGAGAAAATTTGTAATCTGCACTGACTAAACGTATTTGGATGTTGCCGGGTCCTATAGAAGTTTCAGAAAGCGAAGTCCCAACGTTAAATCTGACTGGTAAGATTTCCTCTGCAAGACCAAGGGAAGGTGAACGGGCAAGGATTATGCCGTTTGAATTGACTACCTGATAATAATGTCCCGAAAGCTCTTCTGCGTAAACTCCCTGTGCCGAATTAGACAACTCAATAAGTTCCGTCTGCAATTGTCCATGATCATCCTCGAGTTTAAGCAGACCGGCAATTGTGTCCAAAGTAGAACTTAAGTGCTGTTCTGTCTGGTAAATCATGATATTCTCCAACTTAAAGTAAAGAAAAACCTCCAGGCTGGTGAAAACGAGGGAAAAGATTATTAAAAAAAAGATTACTAATTTTAGCCTGATAGAGTTAAACATAGATGACTTATTTCAGTTTGGATTTGAGTATGTAACCGGCCCCGCGAACTGTATGAATCAATTTCTGTTCATGGTCCTTATCTATCTTGTTGCGAAGATAATTGATGTAGACATCCACAACATTGGAATCCATATCACTGTCTTCATTATATATATGCTCTACTATATCTGTACGTCCTACGACAGTGTCTTTGTGATAAGCCAGGTATTCGAGCAGTGCATATTCTCTGGCTGAAAGTGTTACCGGGTTTCCGCCTCTCAAGACCTCATGAGTAGAGGTATTTATCTCAAGGTCAGCTATGCGAATTACAGATTCTTTTACAGAAGACTGGCGTCTGATCAGTGTACGTATTCGAGCCAGGAGCTCGTCAAAGACAAATGGCTTGGTCAGGTAGTCATCAGCCCCTGTATCAAGACCTTTGATCTTGTCAAGTATAGCATCTCTTGCCGTAAGAAGGACAACCGGTGTAGAAATTCCTTTTTTTCTGATATTGCCAAGCAGGGTCAGACCGTCAATCTTCGGAAGCATTATGTCGAGGATAATTACATCAGCAGGATAATTTTCGGCCATATACTGACCCTCTTCACCATCATTGGCCTCGTCAACTATATACCCCTCTTCCTCAAGGCCCTGTCTGATGATAAATGCAAGGTCCTTCTCATCTTCAATTAATAAAATACGCAACCGCTGGCCCTCCTTGTAACCGGAACATCACAATTATACACACTATTGCGATCATAAAGACCGCACTATATTATGTGTAATATTACTACAGCAAGGGTTCCGGTTACAAGGGCTGCTGCCAATTCAAACAATCCGCTCTGCAAATGTTCCTGTCTCATGGCTTCCACCTCTCTTTTCTGACTCTTATTATATAAAGTGGAAGATTAAGACATAATTAAAATCTGCCTGAGTTACAGTGAAATTTTAATGCCCCAATATGTGGAAAATCCGGCAGTGCCATATCCTTTAGCCTCTTCGTATTCTTTGTCAAAGAGGTTTTCTATTCTGCCAAAGAGCTCAGCGCCCTGCTTGAGTTTATAACTTGCAAATATGTCAAACTTTGAATATGCCTTTAAGGTTTCAGGTTTACCATCATAGTCAGCGTCGAAATCGAACCTTTTACCCGTGTGGAGATATTTTATGTCAAATACGCTGCGGCTGGAGGGCTTAATGGTAAATGTAGCACCATATTTATTCAGTGGCCTTCTTAAGAGATAGGTATTGGTCTTTTTATCTTCTGTTTCATCATAGGTATAATTGCCATTGATATGCAGGACCGTTGATAGGTCCCAATCAAGATTTGCCTCAATACCCTTTGACGTTGCCTCGCCGATATTCTTAAGTGTTCCATCCCACTGAATCAGGTCTGTAAAAGTATTCTCATAATATGTCAAAGAAAATAATGAACTGCTGAAAACCGTCTCCTCAAATCCTATTTCCCACCCGGCATTTTTTTCAGGTTTGAGGTCAGGATTGCCGAATCCAGGCCAGAAAAGGTCATTCAAGGATGGGCCATGAAAACCAGTTCCATACTGGGCATGCCACTTCAATTCATTTGTCTGATTTATGGTTGTACCTACCCTGTATGTTAATGCATTCTCATATAATCCGCTCTCATCCCACCTTAATGCGGCAAGCAGGATAGCAGAGGGATTCAGTCTCCTGTTGTCCTGTATATATAGCGCGTTATTGTTGAAAGACTTGCGATATGTCCCGCCGGAGGATACAACACCGCCACCCTTGTTTTGCCGCTCGTAGCCAAAAGTAAGTTTATTCCCATCACTGCTCGTGATATTGACATGCCAGTCAGCGGTAGTTACACTTGTGTCTATATTGCTTCTGTTTTCAGGTGTGTCCTCATCAAGCCCTTCAATCCTTTCCTGTGAATTCGATATGGAAAAACTGTTATCCCAATTACCTGGCATTGAATTTAATACGTTAAACCCCAGGAGACTCCATCGTCTGTTTGTCCTGTTATTCAGGTCGTCGCTTGCTGCAAAAGTGGTATAGTCAAAGCCGTCTATCTCAGTCCTGGCTTCAGTGAGCTGAGCAGTAAAGCCCATTGTCATGCCTGGACGATGAATCCCTATCTTCGAGGATATATTAGTATTTTCATAACCGTCATTTTCTGAACCGGATGCTATAGTTGAGAAGCCCTCAGTGTCAAAACGGGAAGCTGTGAGATTTATGTCATAGAAGTCCTTCCTGATACCGGTTGAAATACTTTCCTTTGTTGTCCCATAGCTGCCCGTCTCGAAAGAAACGGTGCCGCCGGTGACTGACCCCTTTTTAGTGAATATCTGTATTACGCCACCCATAGCCTCAGATCCGTAAAGGGTGCTCATTGGACTGCGTATAATCTCTATGCGCTCGATATTATCTACTGACAGGTCAGCAAAATCGAACAGTCCGGTTGTCGGACTGTTGACCCTGATGCCATCTATCAGTACCAGGGTGTGTGAAGAGTTAGCGCCG
This portion of the Nitrospirota bacterium genome encodes:
- a CDS encoding response regulator transcription factor, translated to MRILLIEDEKDLAFIIRQGLEEEGYIVDEANDGEEGQYMAENYPADVIILDIMLPKIDGLTLLGNIRKKGISTPVVLLTARDAILDKIKGLDTGADDYLTKPFVFDELLARIRTLIRRQSSVKESVIRIADLEINTSTHEVLRGGNPVTLSAREYALLEYLAYHKDTVVGRTDIVEHIYNEDSDMDSNVVDVYINYLRNKIDKDHEQKLIHTVRGAGYILKSKLK
- a CDS encoding HAMP domain-containing protein, whose product is MIYQTEQHLSSTLDTIAGLLKLEDDHGQLQTELIELSNSAQGVYAEELSGHYYQVVNSNGIILARSPSLGLAEEILPVRFNVGTSLSETSIGPGNIQIRLVSADYKFSQGILTLQTADSLEGTYTLLGSFRKIVIITYPVIFLLCGAGTFLITAWALRSIKLFADRIDDISERDLSKRVDEEESAYELKGLAYSFNKMLDRLEISFNKQRQFLSDASHELRTPTSILRSYCDITLKRDRTVDDYKDVLNKMSHAVNRMCDIINRILTISRFDSNAISFKPVKVNLKELIEGILKMVEPTAASRGIKINNAVNDVFVTGDREGLAEVFSNIVENAIKYNRPEGTVDIHIKEVNGDAVIDVEDTGIGIPEEDKEKVFDRFYRVDASRGETIGSGLGLSIVRAIVKSHGGRIEVESKLGKGSLFRVYLPKNYNLNN
- a CDS encoding TonB-dependent receptor, which gives rise to MSKHLFIVTLIFCILIAKHSFAESVSLDEIIVTGSTTALPRSVIPASVTVITEKDINESGISNVSDLLRNVPGLDVVQPGGTGKASTVFIRGANSSHTLVLIDGIRVNSPTTGLFDFADLSVDNIERIEIIRSPMSTLYGSEAMGGVIQIFTKKGSVTGGTVSFETGSYGTTKESISTGIRKDFYDINLTASRFDTEGFSTIASGSENDGYENTNISSKIGIHRPGMTMGFTAQLTEARTEIDGFDYTTFAASDDLNNRTNRRWSLLGFNVLNSMPGNWDNSFSISNSQERIEGLDEDTPENRSNIDTSVTTADWHVNITSSDGNKLTFGYERQNKGGGVVSSGGTYRKSFNNNALYIQDNRRLNPSAILLAALRWDESGLYENALTYRVGTTINQTNELKWHAQYGTGFHGPSLNDLFWPGFGNPDLKPEKNAGWEIGFEETVFSSSLFSLTYYENTFTDLIQWDGTLKNIGEATSKGIEANLDWDLSTVLHINGNYTYDETEDKKTNTYLLRRPLNKYGATFTIKPSSRSVFDIKYLHTGKRFDFDADYDGKPETLKAYSKFDIFASYKLKQGAELFGRIENLFDKEYEEAKGYGTAGFSTYWGIKISL